The DNA segment GAATTAGGTAATTGGTCATCCTGCACGAGCCATGTATTACTCACCTTGCCTCCTAATGTCCACCTTTCATCGACTGTGTACGAAGCCCGGATAGTAGACATAATATTTTGATTATGAAGGTTAAAGGAAGGAGTGATAGGCATGGACTCGTAATATTCCATCGAATAGTTATAAGCCACTGTCGCAGCAAAATTCCAATTTCCCCAACCGTGGGAAACCCCGACAAAGGGGCTCACCCCGAAGGCCGTGCGATCCAATGAAGTCGTCGATGTCACCGGAGGTAATCCGGACAGGGCACTGCTGAATGTTAATGTCTGATCAATCCACATGTACGTCAAGGATGTGCCAGCCAGGAACCAATCACCAAATTTTTTAGAGGAATAGAGCGAGATGGAATTTGCATAATAATCGTCTTCAGCTTTCTGGTTGACATTAGGAGCGAGTGCAGGAGAAGGCAGGAGACTTGTGCCCCCTCGGTAATTGAACGTATACATCAAACCCACGATCCATCCGTCCATGATGTCCATATCGACGCCGATATCAGTGATATTCTCATTATTATCATAACCGAAAGCACTGCTGTCCGAGGAGTAACGATATCCGGTCTGTGCAAAAATAACAGGATCCTTGATTCCCAATGCTTTGGATTGTTTGGCAGAACTGGCACTGAACTCAGCACGGCTATTAGCAGATTTCGCATTATTGACAGGACCATAGTTTGGATTAGCCGAATCTGTTGCTGATTGAGCACTGGCTGTTTTATTCGCCTCTGAAACCGATGATGAGGATGAAGAGGAGGATGAAGAGGAGGATGAAGAGGAGGATGAAGAGGAGGATGAAGAGGAGTTGGACTGGTAAGCTTGGAGCTGAAGGCTCCCGATGAAAGCCATACAAAATAGTGTAAACGAAATTTTATTTATCATTACTGTATATCTCCTTTTGGGTTGATGGAGCAAATATAATGCCGCATTTTTGAAAGGATTCAATACAAAAGATTGTCTGACCCTTAAAAAATGTGTATTCAGGTTCTCAAAATCCATGAAGTCAAAAATCAAATCGTATCAGCTCTATCAATTGATTTGTTTCCTGATCCTTTTTTTACTTTTTTTTACGGGAATACTCAAAAACCTTTTTCAATCAATGGAATTAAGGTTATTTGACCTGAAATCTCATGCCCTCTATCGCATCGAACAGATCATTCATCCGTCTTCCCCGCCCCCTATCACTTTTGTCGCCATCGACCAATACTCGGTCGATCCATCACAGAATCCTGACACGGATCGATGGAATGCCGGTGGATGGCTCACCCGGCGTTATTATGGCGAGGCCCTAAAACAATTTGCACTTGCGTGGCACCCAAAGGTCATCGGTTACGATATTATTTTTCAAAATTACCGTTCCTCCGACGAAAGCAAATTGCTCGGGCAATATTTTGAAAAGACCTATTCCCCCCCGGCAAACAAACCTGAATCCTTTGCCGCTCTACTTGCTACGCCGGGATTCCCGATTGATCCGCTGATCCGGACTGTCGAAGTGGAAGGGCTGAACAAGTTTGCCAATCTCCTCTGGGACGTGACCGATTCGTCTCCCGGTATGAAAATAATCTGGGCATTTAATTTTGACTACAAAAAGTTCTCTGGCGGAAAAAACCTCCGTTTGGATGATCACAAAGAACCGGCGAAAAACAGTATCTCCTCCCATTTGAATCTTTTAAATGAACACTCACTTAAAGCACCCCCCGGGTTTAAGTTACCCGCCAGAGCGTTGATCCCTGACGGAGTCAACCTCCCCCCATCCTCGCTGAGCACAGCACCTGTCCATCTTGCGCCGATTAATGTTTTTCCAGATGTCGATGGAGTCATCCGTCGGGTGCCGCTGTTTATTCCCTATGAGGACAATGGTAATATCCGGTATTGTCCGAGTCTATCCATGCAGCTCCTATTGGATTTTCTCGGGGGGGCGGAGAAAATCGAGAGAATGGATATCGACTGGAATCACCAAATCCTGATTCATGTCAAAGACGGGCGGCGTTACCAGATTCCTATCGATGAAAAAGGGTGCCTCCAGCTTAACCCCACGCGTAAACTCCGCGATTTTAATATTGTTTCTTATTTTGACACCATCCGCTTTGGTCCGGTAGAGACATCCGGCTCCGCACCCGCTGGGCTTTCTCCCCGAGCTTGGGAAACACAAAAGCAAATTGCCGCAGGACTTAAATCCCGCCTTCAAGATAAAGCTCTCATTATCGGCACCTCATTTACCGGGGCTGGTGATGTGGTTTCCACTTCCCTGGACAAGAATACCCCCGGTGCCTACATTCACATGCTCGCCTTTGCGAATATCTTGGATAAAGAATGCCTGCCTCCCCCGATGACTCCGGGACAAACAGCGATACTCTTGGCTATCATTACTGTCCTCTTTTGCACGATGACATTTTTCCTGAGACAAACGGTATGGTTGGCCGGGTCGGTCGTTGTCTTTTTTGGATACGTATTTTTGAGTTTCCTCGCCCAATTAACTCAATCAGCTATCCTTCCCATCTTTATCCCCTGTCTGATGATGGGCGTGCAAATTGCTTCCGCCGCCGCCATAAATTATTTCACCGAGTCGAGGGAACGCCGCCGTGTACGTTCCCTTTTCTCCACAATGGTGTCCCCTTCCCTGCTCGAATATTTGGAAGAACACCATGCCGAGGCACTTGCAGGCAAACAATGTGAGGTGACAGTTATGTTCTCTGATGTGGCCGGATTCACCACCATTTCCGAAAAACTCAATGTGGACCAGCTCCGTGGTCTTTTCCTTGATTACCTTTCACCCATGACTGGGACGATCCTCGCCAGCGGTGGCATGGTCGATAAATACATTGGTGACGCCATTATGGCTGTCTGGGGAGTTCCTCTCCACTTGGATAACCATGCCGTGGCTGCTTGCCGTGGCGCACTTGCACAACAAAAGCAAATTGCCGCGCTCAGGGAGCAAATTGCGCGGGATTACGGGGTCGAAATCGAAGTGCGCATGGGGATAAATTCCGGAACAGTCTCCGCCGGGAATATGGGTTCACACCAACGCCAGCAATATACTGTCATGGGTGATTGCGTCAACCAAGCCGCCCGGTTAGAGCCGATCAATAAGGATTATGGAACCTGGATAGTGATCGGTGAAAACACTTATAACCTCGTGAAAGACCACTTTTTCACCCGTTGTCTCGATAAAATAGTGGTTAAAGGAAAAACCACTGCCGTTACGATTCATGAACTCGTCGCAGAGAATACTACCGGGTCAGCACCGGAATGGCTCGGAGTCTATGAATCGGCCATGCAAGCTTTCTGGCGGCGCGACTGGGATCAGGCCATTACACTTTGGGCCGATGTGAGCAAATGCCGACGAAATGAAGACGAAGCTTCCATTTATCTGACCAGACGGGCTTTGCTTTATCAGGAAACCCCACCCCCTGAAAATTGGCAGGGTGAATTCTGGAAAAAATCCAAGGAATAAAGTCTCTCTCTTGGCCTTCAAGGATCTAT comes from the Verrucomicrobiota bacterium genome and includes:
- a CDS encoding adenylate/guanylate cyclase domain-containing protein, with the translated sequence MKSKIKSYQLYQLICFLILFLLFFTGILKNLFQSMELRLFDLKSHALYRIEQIIHPSSPPPITFVAIDQYSVDPSQNPDTDRWNAGGWLTRRYYGEALKQFALAWHPKVIGYDIIFQNYRSSDESKLLGQYFEKTYSPPANKPESFAALLATPGFPIDPLIRTVEVEGLNKFANLLWDVTDSSPGMKIIWAFNFDYKKFSGGKNLRLDDHKEPAKNSISSHLNLLNEHSLKAPPGFKLPARALIPDGVNLPPSSLSTAPVHLAPINVFPDVDGVIRRVPLFIPYEDNGNIRYCPSLSMQLLLDFLGGAEKIERMDIDWNHQILIHVKDGRRYQIPIDEKGCLQLNPTRKLRDFNIVSYFDTIRFGPVETSGSAPAGLSPRAWETQKQIAAGLKSRLQDKALIIGTSFTGAGDVVSTSLDKNTPGAYIHMLAFANILDKECLPPPMTPGQTAILLAIITVLFCTMTFFLRQTVWLAGSVVVFFGYVFLSFLAQLTQSAILPIFIPCLMMGVQIASAAAINYFTESRERRRVRSLFSTMVSPSLLEYLEEHHAEALAGKQCEVTVMFSDVAGFTTISEKLNVDQLRGLFLDYLSPMTGTILASGGMVDKYIGDAIMAVWGVPLHLDNHAVAACRGALAQQKQIAALREQIARDYGVEIEVRMGINSGTVSAGNMGSHQRQQYTVMGDCVNQAARLEPINKDYGTWIVIGENTYNLVKDHFFTRCLDKIVVKGKTTAVTIHELVAENTTGSAPEWLGVYESAMQAFWRRDWDQAITLWADVSKCRRNEDEASIYLTRRALLYQETPPPENWQGEFWKKSKE